One window of the Pieris rapae chromosome 11, ilPieRapa1.1, whole genome shotgun sequence genome contains the following:
- the LOC110996878 gene encoding ADP-ribosylation factor-like protein 6-interacting protein 1: MSEGNQEVQIKNLKKLLEGWRMAVLPIKSIFLWEQQWHPCAIVATVSVLYFIIWLMDLNSLATFAIIGLFFNFLDFIVPIICNSICNPSSWTGQHEKVYDEVCRSVVSSYNKTIRQLCQFYSLRENSPFMYYIISISMLCTLAWMAASINNVFLLYIFSVVVLLWPGIQHRGIFNTLLGMMHMAPKTIKLQ, translated from the exons atgtcTGAAGGAAACCAG gaAGTACAAATAAAGAACTTGAAAAAATTGCTTGAAGGCTGGCGTATGGCAGTTCTGCCTATAAAATCCATATTTCTCTGGGAGCAGCAGTGGCATCCGTGCGCTATAGTAGCAACTGTCTcggttctttattttattatctggtTAATGGATCTCAATAGCTTGGCGACGTTTGCGATAATTGGTCTATTTTTCAACTTCTTAGACTTTATTGTACCCATTATCTGTAACTCAATCTGCAATCCTAGCTCATGGACTGGTCAGCACGAGAAGGTGTATGACGAAGTTTGCAGAAGCGTTGTGagttcttataataaaactattcgtCAGCTGTGCCAATTTTATTCCCTAAGGGAAAACAGCCCCTTTATG tactatattatatcaatCAGCATGTTATGCACTCTAGCGTGGATGGCAGCATCAATCAACAATGTTTTTCTGCTTTATATATTCTCAGTGGTGGTTTTGCTCTGGCCAGGAATCCAGCACAGGGGTATTTTCAACACCCTTCTTGGAATGATGCATATGGCACCAAAAACCATTAAATTGCAGTAA